GCGCGTTATTAAGGAAGTTAAAGCTGTCGACGATCTGACCGTACAGTTTACGCTGAATCAGCCGCAAGCTCCTTTCCTGCAAAACCTTGCGATGACTTCCTTCGGCATCGCAAGCCCGGCGGCGATCAAAGAAAAGAAAGCGAACTTCAAGAACGAGCCGGTCGGCACAGGTCCGTTCGTCTTCAAGGAATGGAAGCATAACGATTCCATTACGCTCGAAAAGAATGCAAGCTACTGGAAAGAAGGACTTCCGAAGCTGAACAAGGTGATCGTCCGTTCCATTCCGGACAACTCCGCTCGCTTCAATGCGCTGCAAAACGGCGAAATCGACCTGATGGAAGATTTGAGCCCGGACGATCTGTCAACGCTCGAAGGCAACAGCGATCTGCAAAAGATCGAACGTCCTCCGTTTAACGTGGCATACCTCGGCTTCAACTTCAAGAAGAAGCCTTTCGACAATGTAAAAGTAAGACAGGCGCTGAACTATGCCGTCAACAAACAGGCGATCATCGACGCATTCTTCGCCGGACAGGCGCAGCCGGCTGTCAATCCGATGCCGCCGTCCCTGTGGGGCTATAACGACCAGGTTAAGGATTATGAGTATAACCTGGACAAAGCGAAGCAGCTGCTGGCGGAAGCCGGTTACCCGAACGGCCTGCCGGATACGGTAACCCTGTACGCTATGCCGGTATCCCGTCCTTACATGCCGGACGGCAAGAAGGTCGCCGAAGCGATTCAGGCGGACTGGGAGAAGATCGGCGTGAAGACCGTCATCGAGTCTCCGGAGTGGGCAACTTATCTGGATGACACGAAAGCCGGCGAGAAGGACGACATCTACATGCTCGGCTGGACAGGCGATAACGGCGACCCTGACAACTTCATTTACACTTTACTTGACAAGGATTCCATTCCGGGCAACAACCGCAACTTCTATGTAAACGAAGACCTGCACAAGATTCTGGTCGAAGCGCAAAAAGAAATCGATCAAAACAAACGCGCCGACCTGTACAAGCAGGCTCAGGTTATCATCAAAGAAGACGCTCCTTGGATTCCGCTTGTTCATACAACTCCGCTGCTTGCAGCCAAAGCAAACTTAAAAGGCTTTGTTCCGAGTCCGACAGGCACGGAATATTACAGCGAAGTTTACTTCGAATAGCTTCATAGCACACGATCTTGCCGCCGCTAAGTCAGCGGCGGCAAGCCCGTGTAAGGAAGGTGATCGTTCTTGAGTTCCTACTTATTAAAACGTGTCATGGTGCTGATTCCCGTCTTGATCGGCATGACGATTATCGTATTTTCTATCATCCATGCCATTCCCGGAGATCCGGCGGAGACGATTCTGGGCCAGAAGGCGACAGAGCAGTCCAAACAGGCGCTGCGGGAACAGCTCGGTCTCGACAAGCCCTGGATTTCGCAGTACTTTGATTACATGGGCGATCTGCTGAAAGGCGATTTGGGGACCTCCATCCGCACCAAGACGCCGATTGCCAAAGAAATCGTTCCTTACCTGGCGGCAACGCTGGAGCTTACGGCGGCCGCGATGCTGTTCGCCACCTTCGTCGGCATAAATGCCGGCATTTTGAGTGCCTGGAAGCAGAACTCATGGTTTGACTATACCGCGATGATTATCGCGCTGATTGGAGTGTCCATGCCGATATTCTGGCTTGGCCTCATGGAACAACTGGTTTTTGCGTTAAAGCTTCACTGGCTGCCCTCGATCGGAAGGATGAATCAGCGGGACCCGGTGGAGAGCATCACCAATTTGTATGTAATCGACAGTATTTTGGCGGGACGCTGGGATCAGCTCTGGACCGTCATCAAGCATTTGATTCTCCCGAGCATCGCGCTTGGAACGATTCCGATGGCGATTATCGCCCGGATGACACGCTCCAGTATGCTGGAGGTCATGAATTCCGACTATATCCGCACGGCCAAAGCCAAGGGACTGTCACAGTTCCTCGTCGTGTACAAGCACGCCCTGAAAAATTCGCTGATTCCCGTGCTGACCGTCGTTGGTCTGCAGACGGGAGCTCTGCTCGGCGGCGCGGTGCTGACAGAGACGATCTTCGCCTGGCCGGGCGTGGGACGGTATATATTTGAAGCGATCAGCTCGCGCGATTATCCGGTTATCCAATCCGGAATTCTCATCATCGCTTTTATTTTCGTTATCATCAATCTGCTTGTGGATCTGCTGTATGCCGCCATCGATCCGCGCATTCAATACAAGTAAGGAGGGAACCTTTTGTCACAGGCATCATTAAACGTAAATTCGGAAGCCGCTTCTGCCGAAAAGGTCTCCAGCCCTTGGCGCGACGCATGGAAGGCATTCCGCAGAAATAAAACGGCGATGCTCGGACTCGGCATTATCGTGTTCTTTATCCTGATCGCGGCGCTGGCACCGTTCATCGCCCCTTACGATTACAAGGAGCAGGTGCTGATGGACCGGCTGAAGGCGCCTTCCGCCGACCATTGGTTCGGAACGGACGACCTCGGCAGAGATATGTTCACCCGTATCCTCTACGGCGCCCGCATTTCGCTTTGGGTGGGCTTTTTCTCCGTCATCGGCTCCATTATCGTCGGCACATTGCTCGGCGTGCTTGCCGGCTTTTACGGCAGATGGATCGACATGCTCATTTCGCGCCTGTTCGATATCCTGCTCGCGTTTCCAAGCATTCTGCTGGCGATCGCCATCGTGGCCATTCTCGGGCCGTCGCTGCAGAACGCCCTTTACGCCATCGCCATCGTCAACATTCCGACTTACGGGCGGCTTGTGCGAGCGAAGGTGCTCAGCCTGAAGTCGGAGGAGTACATTACGGCAGCGAGGGCAATCGGCATGAAGAACACCCGCATTCTGCTCACCCACATCCTGCCGAACAGCCTCACGCCGATTATCGTTCAGGGGACGCTCGGCATCGCCACCGCGATTATCGAAGCGGCCGCGCTCGGCTTTCTCGGGCTCGGCGCCCAGCCTCCGGAACCCGAATGGGGCAAAATGCTGTCGGATTCCCGCCAGTTTATCCAGAAGGCGCCCTGGACGGTCGTCTTCCCGGGTCTGTCCATTATGATGACCGTGCTCGGCTTCAATCTGATGGGCGACGGTCTGCGCGATGTGCTTGATCCCCGGACGAAAAACTAACAGTTTCATAGTTTCCCACACCCTTCAGATCCTTGAGTGCGGCTTTAAGCCAAGCGCCAAGGGCTGGAGGGTATTTTTTTGCGGAAGGATAATCCCGGCTTTGAATCTTGCGAGAAGTGAGGGAGAGATGTGAGAAAGTTGTGTGAGGTTAATTGCCTTGAGTTATCTCATGTTATTTCGACAAGAATTCATAAATTATTTTTAAACTTAACAAAAACACATATATTATAACAAAATATATAGTCGGTTATCGAAATGTGTGCTAGAATAGCTCCTAAATCATATGAATACATACATTGGAGGATTGGGAGAATGTTAAAAAAGCTAGCAATGGTAGTCATGGCGGTGGCATTATTCGCTGCAACGCCCCTGGCCACAAGCGGTAAGGCAGAGGCTGCGGGCAAGACCCAAATTATCGTATCGGCAGCAGCGAGTTTGCAGGACAGCCTGGATAAAATCGCCGTTCAATACGAGAAAGCCCATCCGAATATCGATCTCGTCTTTAACTATGCTGCATCCGGCACATTGCAGAAGCAAATCGAGCAGGGCGCTCCGGCTGATATTTTCTTCTCGGCAGGCGATAAGCAAATGAAAGCTCTCGTTGATGGCGGGCTCATTTCCACCAATAAAGAACTGCTGAAAAATCAACTGGTGGTTGTAGTTCCTGCGAACTCGAAAGCGAAGCTTACCACGATCTCGCAGCTTACGGGCGCTTCGTTCAAGAAAGTGGCAGTAGGCCAGCCGGAATCAGTACCGGCCGGACAATATGCGCAGCAATCGCTGACTTTCAAAAAGATTTGGGACCCGCTGCAAAGCAAACTGGTCTTTGGCAAAGACGTGCGCACTGTGCTCTCCTATGTTGAAACAGGCAATGCGGACGCGGGCTTTGTCTACAAAACCGATGCTCTGACCTCCAGTAAAGTTAAAATAGCTCTGAAAGTAGCCTCTTTCGCCCATAAACCAATTAACTATCCGCTCGGCATCGTTAAGAGCACAGAGCATAAGACCGAAGCCGAAGCGTTCTACGCTTATCTTCAAACAAGCGCGGCAACCAGCGTATTTAAATCATTTGGATTTTTGCTCTACTAATTATTAAATGACTGCGGGTTGAGGACATGGACATCAATTGGACCGACTTTATGGCCCCGGTGTGGCTATCGATTAAAATAGCAGTAATAACCAGCTTGGTTGTATTCATCCTGGCGGCGGCGATTGCCAAAGCGATGGCGAACCGGAAGTTTCCGGGCCACAGCCTAATCGAAACCGTGCTCTTGCTGCCCTTGGTTCTTCCGCCTACGGTTGTGGGTTTTGTACTTCTGGTCGTGTTGGGAAGAAGAAGCTGGCTTGGCGAATGGTACGAAAATTTAACCGGCGGAACGATTCTGTTCACTTGGGGATCGGCGGTAATTGCGTCCGTCGTGGTCGCTTTTCCGCTCGTTTACCGCACACTGAAAGCCGGTTTCGAGGGCGTCGACCGAGATTTGGAAGATGCGGCTCGCGCGCAGGGAGCGGGAGAGTTTCAAGTGCTTCGCTATGTAACGCTTCCGCTCGCCATCCGGACGCTTGCGGCAGGCTATGTCCTTGGCTTCGCCCGCGGACTCGGCGAGTTCGGAGCGACGATCATGGTGGCCGGGAATATTCCTAACCGTACCCAGACGATTCCGACAGCCATTTATGTGGCCGTAGACGGCGGGGACATGACACTAGCGTGGCTGTGGGTTATTTCCATTATCGTCATCTCGGCAATTATGCTGATGTTTGTCAACCGATATTCCTGAAAAGGGACATCTAGCGCAGAAAAACCCTCCTTCATCCAGCAGCGTAGAGGCTTAATGGATAGGGGAGGGTTTATTTTTAAGTGTTCAGCGTTTGAAGATTGGGATAGCTATTTCGTTTCAGCGTGAGGGCTTACGTTTCGTAAATGATGTTCCCGGTTTCGGACAAGTCATATCCGTACAGCGAGCCAAGCTCATTGTGCAGCGCTTTGGAGCGGCATATTTCGAGCACCGCTGAGATCCACTCCCGGTTCTCCGGACGTTTCAGCATAACCAGATCGTACTTTTCCTGGATTAGCGGAATAAAATCCACGCCTTCGACCATACGGGCGGCTTTTTCATTTCCGACGCCGACATCGGCTTCGCCGCGGGCAATCTTGCCGGCAACCGTCAAGTGGCTGATTTCTTCGGTTGAATAACCGTCGATATTCGTACCGTTCACGCTGTTCAGGCGGAGTTGTTCATCCAGAAGCACCCGCGCGCCCGATCCTCTTTCCCGGTTAACGAGCCGCAGACCAGGCTGTCCCAAGTCTTTCCAGGCATGAAGTCCCTTGGGATTGCCCTTCTGTACATACAGGCCGGCTGCTCTTCCCAACAAGCGGACGACAAGGAAGCTGGAACCAACGAGAAGCTTGCGGATATAAGGAATATTATATTCACCCGAATCGCCGTCAAGAAGATGGGTGCTGACGATATCCGATTCTCCTCGATACATGGAAATCAGACTGTCAAGACTTCCCGCGTATGAACGCAGCGGGCGCAGTGAGGGAGAGAACTTTTCCAAATGCTGCGCAATAATATCAAGACTGATATCCTGA
This region of Paenibacillus sp. URB8-2 genomic DNA includes:
- the nikC gene encoding nickel transporter permease, with product MSQASLNVNSEAASAEKVSSPWRDAWKAFRRNKTAMLGLGIIVFFILIAALAPFIAPYDYKEQVLMDRLKAPSADHWFGTDDLGRDMFTRILYGARISLWVGFFSVIGSIIVGTLLGVLAGFYGRWIDMLISRLFDILLAFPSILLAIAIVAILGPSLQNALYAIAIVNIPTYGRLVRAKVLSLKSEEYITAARAIGMKNTRILLTHILPNSLTPIIVQGTLGIATAIIEAAALGFLGLGAQPPEPEWGKMLSDSRQFIQKAPWTVVFPGLSIMMTVLGFNLMGDGLRDVLDPRTKN
- the modB gene encoding molybdate ABC transporter permease subunit, producing MDINWTDFMAPVWLSIKIAVITSLVVFILAAAIAKAMANRKFPGHSLIETVLLLPLVLPPTVVGFVLLVVLGRRSWLGEWYENLTGGTILFTWGSAVIASVVVAFPLVYRTLKAGFEGVDRDLEDAARAQGAGEFQVLRYVTLPLAIRTLAAGYVLGFARGLGEFGATIMVAGNIPNRTQTIPTAIYVAVDGGDMTLAWLWVISIIVISAIMLMFVNRYS
- a CDS encoding ABC transporter permease, whose translation is MSSYLLKRVMVLIPVLIGMTIIVFSIIHAIPGDPAETILGQKATEQSKQALREQLGLDKPWISQYFDYMGDLLKGDLGTSIRTKTPIAKEIVPYLAATLELTAAAMLFATFVGINAGILSAWKQNSWFDYTAMIIALIGVSMPIFWLGLMEQLVFALKLHWLPSIGRMNQRDPVESITNLYVIDSILAGRWDQLWTVIKHLILPSIALGTIPMAIIARMTRSSMLEVMNSDYIRTAKAKGLSQFLVVYKHALKNSLIPVLTVVGLQTGALLGGAVLTETIFAWPGVGRYIFEAISSRDYPVIQSGILIIAFIFVIINLLVDLLYAAIDPRIQYK
- a CDS encoding helix-turn-helix transcriptional regulator, which produces MSDNTSYTTEEVAQLLKISKLKVYDLIKKGELSSYRVGKQMRVDASDLEMYKQQSRGIGRQASMLASAQAPIQSAPPAHNQALPGGFRSSVRDIVITGQDISLDIIAQHLEKFSPSLRPLRSYAGSLDSLISMYRGESDIVSTHLLDGDSGEYNIPYIRKLLVGSSFLVVRLLGRAAGLYVQKGNPKGLHAWKDLGQPGLRLVNRERGSGARVLLDEQLRLNSVNGTNIDGYSTEEISHLTVAGKIARGEADVGVGNEKAARMVEGVDFIPLIQEKYDLVMLKRPENREWISAVLEICRSKALHNELGSLYGYDLSETGNIIYET
- the modA gene encoding molybdate ABC transporter substrate-binding protein; the encoded protein is MLKKLAMVVMAVALFAATPLATSGKAEAAGKTQIIVSAAASLQDSLDKIAVQYEKAHPNIDLVFNYAASGTLQKQIEQGAPADIFFSAGDKQMKALVDGGLISTNKELLKNQLVVVVPANSKAKLTTISQLTGASFKKVAVGQPESVPAGQYAQQSLTFKKIWDPLQSKLVFGKDVRTVLSYVETGNADAGFVYKTDALTSSKVKIALKVASFAHKPINYPLGIVKSTEHKTEAEAFYAYLQTSAATSVFKSFGFLLY
- a CDS encoding ABC transporter substrate-binding protein → MKKWGSLALTLTLGAGLVLSGCGGGDNASSNNGAAATSSPASTASAGASTQDTLVVGRGGDSASLDPAIITDGESLKIDHQVFDSLLEYKPGTSEVQPSLADSWEVSTDSLTYTFKLHPGVKFHDGTDFNAEAVVFNFQRWSDPKSEYKFEGDSFDYYDSMFGPDGARVIKEVKAVDDLTVQFTLNQPQAPFLQNLAMTSFGIASPAAIKEKKANFKNEPVGTGPFVFKEWKHNDSITLEKNASYWKEGLPKLNKVIVRSIPDNSARFNALQNGEIDLMEDLSPDDLSTLEGNSDLQKIERPPFNVAYLGFNFKKKPFDNVKVRQALNYAVNKQAIIDAFFAGQAQPAVNPMPPSLWGYNDQVKDYEYNLDKAKQLLAEAGYPNGLPDTVTLYAMPVSRPYMPDGKKVAEAIQADWEKIGVKTVIESPEWATYLDDTKAGEKDDIYMLGWTGDNGDPDNFIYTLLDKDSIPGNNRNFYVNEDLHKILVEAQKEIDQNKRADLYKQAQVIIKEDAPWIPLVHTTPLLAAKANLKGFVPSPTGTEYYSEVYFE